In Leptospira sp. WS58.C1, a single genomic region encodes these proteins:
- a CDS encoding cytidylyltransferase domain-containing protein: MSGIHSTLKPKIRSLFAFIQARTGSTRFPKKVIRPIPPGSDKTILDHIHSRVLKILPNSRIVYLIPEGDSELESFLVKNGMLHFSGPLEDVRQRYILASAKFEADAILRLTGDNPFYDTTHLDLLIQTFIESDSDLAYFKGLPLGTGGEVFRTSALLNLSASEQEERHKEHVSIHIKENPNLYKITAIPSLLTKEEGSRLSNFRLTVDTPEDFETISDLLTQRSFESICNFNTKEFLEWENESPSLFRKNLDVPQVRFNLPSPNEKIKGKIGVLVAPAKEFGSGHFSRTSLLYSFLPYRGWEPEWLSTFPKDGEYDILLIDYRDVKIQVPYQRTKVLLLDHFGEEKKKYDFWDLLPHPQNDRIFNWEQILIPPNLISSATIEEKNPLKEYEIFCYAGNLGKEESENLDRFLIQNSSQKRIRIGGTPPKTNEIEYFPRLSRVLYLQTLRSSEKFLGYFGQSLFEALFLKIPSATFSISPIHTELSYVLEKCNIPFTDLSRKTDFSLGTKTVGENGYTLLLDKIDSYFH, from the coding sequence ATGAGTGGTATACATTCAACGCTTAAACCGAAGATCCGTTCTTTATTCGCTTTTATACAGGCGAGGACCGGATCCACCAGATTCCCCAAAAAAGTAATCCGTCCGATCCCTCCAGGTTCGGATAAAACGATTTTGGACCATATCCATTCTAGGGTCTTAAAAATTTTACCGAATTCAAGGATCGTTTACCTCATTCCGGAAGGAGATTCGGAACTCGAAAGCTTTTTGGTAAAGAATGGAATGTTACACTTCTCCGGACCATTGGAAGATGTTCGACAAAGGTATATTCTTGCTTCCGCAAAATTCGAAGCGGATGCGATCCTAAGGCTAACAGGCGACAATCCATTTTACGATACGACTCATCTGGATCTACTTATCCAAACGTTTATCGAATCGGATTCGGATCTGGCTTATTTCAAGGGACTTCCTCTTGGAACAGGAGGAGAAGTATTCAGAACTTCCGCCCTTTTAAATCTTTCGGCCTCAGAACAAGAAGAAAGACATAAAGAACATGTAAGTATTCATATAAAAGAAAATCCGAATCTATATAAGATCACCGCTATTCCTAGTCTATTGACAAAAGAAGAAGGCTCCAGGTTGTCAAATTTCAGACTGACCGTGGACACCCCTGAAGATTTTGAAACGATATCCGATCTACTTACTCAAAGATCGTTCGAATCAATATGCAATTTTAATACAAAAGAATTTTTAGAATGGGAGAATGAATCACCTTCTCTCTTCCGAAAAAATTTGGATGTTCCTCAGGTAAGATTTAACCTGCCTTCTCCGAACGAAAAGATCAAAGGAAAGATAGGGGTCTTAGTTGCACCTGCAAAAGAATTCGGGTCCGGGCATTTTTCCCGGACTTCTCTTTTGTATTCTTTTTTACCTTATAGAGGCTGGGAACCGGAATGGCTCTCCACATTTCCCAAAGACGGAGAATATGATATTCTTCTAATAGACTATAGGGATGTAAAAATCCAAGTCCCTTACCAAAGAACAAAAGTTCTACTTTTAGATCATTTCGGAGAAGAGAAGAAAAAATACGATTTTTGGGACCTTCTTCCGCATCCCCAAAACGATCGGATTTTTAACTGGGAACAAATCTTAATTCCACCCAACTTGATCTCCTCTGCAACGATCGAAGAAAAAAATCCCCTTAAAGAATACGAAATCTTTTGTTACGCAGGAAACCTAGGAAAAGAAGAATCCGAAAATCTGGATCGATTCCTGATCCAAAATTCTTCCCAAAAAAGAATTCGGATCGGAGGAACTCCTCCCAAAACAAATGAGATAGAATATTTCCCAAGACTTTCAAGAGTCCTGTATTTACAAACATTGAGATCTTCTGAAAAGTTTTTAGGATATTTCGGCCAAAGTCTTTTCGAGGCCCTGTTCTTAAAAATACCTTCCGCGACCTTCTCCATATCTCCAATTCATACAGAACTTTCTTACGTTTTAGAGAAATGTAATATACCATTCACTGATTTGAGCCGTAAAACGGATTTTTCCCTTGGAACAAAAACAGTCGGAGAGAATGGATATACGCTTCTGTTAGACAAGATAGATTCTTATTTCCACTAA
- a CDS encoding spiro-SPASM protein, translating into MKFPPQAVVFYRPTDLNSTKGNLDAQTSLSYLELTLKKLSSVLKGIPVYSNGTFGTAEETKRISKKLEYSDFIIIESGSEAEFFSKICDMLPASRTGDPEWDETCFLVFDGFAPLLDPALTEELILRHEKYLAQYSYSENLPPGIVPRILSREFVRSLPAEYSGGTQDFLAKNINQFDTEIFYTSPDLRQWRLDFSANNPRSFRLLSSLLKEKENWKYDELQPFLISHPEIFRSAPSYYEVELYRGCEYECNFCPRQNLKPEDDHIVLNPQVLDKLLSQAENLGLPYSVCFGGLGEPTLHPNFAELVQKTLASPNLKELFIESALYSDLSGFINLLSSLNEKEKKKINLIVNLTTRDKKVYSGLYGKENLDMVLQNLDAVSQVLPKSSIYLQFLKIQEVDSELDSWYEQAQKEGFEIILQKYNSYSDILPQRRASDLTPLGRDFCWHISRDLYLNADGDVSICKQTPGSKKHSIGNLNKDSLEQIWAKGNPFFTSSAKGEHESIPAPCISCDEWYTFNA; encoded by the coding sequence ATGAAATTTCCTCCCCAAGCAGTCGTATTTTATCGTCCGACCGATCTTAATTCCACAAAAGGAAACTTAGATGCGCAGACTTCTCTTTCCTATTTAGAACTTACTCTCAAAAAATTGTCTTCCGTTTTAAAAGGTATTCCCGTTTATTCCAATGGAACATTCGGAACAGCCGAAGAAACAAAAAGGATCAGCAAAAAATTAGAATATTCTGATTTTATAATTATAGAATCCGGATCGGAAGCGGAATTTTTCTCTAAGATCTGCGATATGCTCCCAGCCTCCAGGACGGGGGACCCGGAATGGGACGAGACATGTTTTCTTGTTTTCGACGGATTTGCGCCTCTGTTGGATCCCGCTCTTACCGAAGAATTGATCCTTCGCCACGAAAAATACTTAGCTCAATATTCTTATTCCGAAAATCTTCCCCCTGGCATTGTGCCGAGGATCCTTTCCAGAGAATTTGTAAGAAGTCTTCCCGCTGAATATTCGGGCGGGACGCAAGACTTTTTGGCCAAAAATATCAACCAATTCGATACCGAGATCTTTTATACCTCTCCCGATCTTCGACAATGGAGATTGGACTTCTCCGCAAATAACCCTAGATCTTTCAGGCTCTTATCGTCCCTTTTAAAGGAGAAGGAAAACTGGAAGTATGATGAACTCCAACCCTTCCTGATCTCCCATCCTGAAATATTCCGGTCCGCCCCAAGTTATTACGAAGTGGAATTGTATAGAGGCTGTGAGTACGAATGTAATTTTTGTCCTAGACAAAATCTAAAACCGGAAGATGATCATATAGTTTTAAATCCTCAGGTCTTGGATAAACTTTTATCCCAGGCAGAAAATCTAGGACTCCCGTATAGTGTATGTTTTGGCGGATTGGGAGAACCCACACTTCATCCAAATTTTGCGGAATTGGTCCAAAAAACTTTAGCTTCTCCGAATCTAAAAGAACTGTTCATCGAGTCCGCATTATATTCGGACCTTTCCGGTTTTATTAATTTACTTTCCTCTCTAAATGAAAAAGAAAAGAAGAAGATCAACTTGATCGTAAATCTCACCACCAGGGATAAAAAGGTATATTCAGGGCTTTATGGGAAAGAGAACCTGGATATGGTTTTACAAAATTTAGACGCGGTTTCTCAGGTCCTACCCAAGTCCTCCATTTATCTCCAATTCCTAAAAATCCAAGAAGTAGACTCCGAATTGGATTCCTGGTATGAGCAAGCTCAAAAGGAAGGTTTCGAAATCATTTTACAAAAATATAATTCTTATTCGGACATTCTCCCTCAACGTAGAGCCTCCGACCTGACACCTTTGGGCAGGGATTTCTGCTGGCATATCTCCAGAGACCTGTATTTAAATGCGGACGGAGACGTTTCCATCTGCAAACAAACTCCCGGTTCTAAAAAACATTCCATCGGAAATCTAAACAAGGATTCCCTGGAACAAATCTGGGCGAAGGGAAATCCGTTCTTCACTTCTTCCGCAAAAGGAGAACACGAATCAATTCCTGCCCCTTGTATTTCCTGCGATGAGTGGTATACATTCAACGCTTAA
- a CDS encoding putative peptidyl-prolyl cis-trans isomerase, which yields MLSLSVFTAEIRPAESLNKIIATVGNQSISELDFDDAQEKYQKLSKHLKSEDMRKSLRSRIIDFLIDRAVVDSIAEDESIQVNEKRLESEIEKRMEYMGITSRKQFEKAVESSSGMSYELWYTELPYQIKKTQLMQYKVPNHPPSDKDIRAWYAQNREKVGFEVQYRQIAISPNNDTIAEESRIHKEASEIKKSIQSDPASFSLIAGSPRNTDAVLRARKGLIDWISSFELYKTNRSVAVALSTIPVGSVSEVFRDERKRYCIVKVEGKRPTPLDNVRQGIINLLSREKEDENFIKWVRESRSTVPIQIFDEAYKKENKIPDQQETFTLD from the coding sequence ATACTTTCTCTAAGTGTATTCACTGCCGAGATCCGACCGGCTGAATCCTTGAATAAGATTATCGCAACCGTTGGAAATCAATCCATCAGCGAATTAGATTTCGACGACGCTCAGGAAAAATACCAAAAACTCTCTAAGCACCTCAAAAGTGAGGACATGAGAAAATCTCTCCGCTCGAGGATCATAGACTTTCTGATAGACAGAGCCGTAGTGGATTCCATTGCGGAAGACGAATCCATTCAGGTGAACGAAAAAAGATTAGAGAGTGAGATCGAAAAAAGAATGGAGTATATGGGGATCACCTCTCGTAAACAATTCGAAAAGGCAGTCGAGTCCAGTTCCGGAATGTCTTACGAGTTATGGTATACAGAACTTCCGTATCAGATCAAAAAAACGCAGCTCATGCAATACAAGGTCCCCAACCATCCTCCTTCAGATAAGGATATCCGCGCATGGTATGCTCAGAACAGAGAAAAAGTAGGGTTTGAAGTGCAGTATAGACAGATCGCAATCTCCCCCAATAATGATACGATCGCGGAAGAATCCAGAATACATAAAGAAGCAAGTGAGATCAAAAAAAGTATCCAATCCGATCCGGCTTCCTTCAGCCTGATTGCCGGTTCCCCCAGAAATACGGATGCTGTTTTACGAGCCAGAAAGGGACTTATCGATTGGATCTCTTCCTTTGAATTATATAAAACGAATCGTTCCGTTGCTGTGGCATTATCCACGATACCGGTGGGTTCGGTCTCTGAAGTTTTCAGGGACGAAAGAAAACGTTATTGTATCGTCAAGGTAGAAGGCAAAAGACCTACTCCTTTGGACAACGTACGCCAGGGAATTATCAATCTTCTCAGTCGCGAAAAAGAAGACGAAAATTTTATAAAATGGGTAAGAGAATCCAGGTCAACCGTGCCGATACAGATCTTTGACGAAGCGTATAAGAAAGAGAATAAGATCCCGGACCAGCAAGAGACCTTTACCCTGGATTAA